GTGAGCTTTGACGACATCACGCCCGAGGTCAGTCTGCCCAANNNNNNGCTTCGTCTGCTGAAACAAGGAGGACATCATGCGAATCGGGTTTGTTGGACTCGGAAATATGGGCGGCCCTATGGCGTCTCACATCATTGCCGCCGGCCATACGGTGACCGTTCACGATATCCGTAAAGAAGCCGCCCGCCCGCAGCTGGACAAGGGCGCCGCGTGGGCCGACAGCCCGCGCGCCGTGGCTGCGGCGAGCGAGATCGTGTTCACCTCGCTGCCCGGTCCCAAGCAGGTCGAAGAGGTCGCCCTGGGCGAGGGCGGCATTCTGCAGGGCGCCGAGCCGGACAGCGTGTATATCGACCTGTCAACCAGCTCGCCGACCCTGATCCGGGACATCTGCGCCACCTTCCAGGAAAAAAAGGTCCAGGTCTTGGATGCGCCGGTCAGCGGCGGACCGGTCGGCGCTCAAGCCGCCACCCTCGCGGTGATGGTCGGGGGCGACAAGGCCGTCTACGAGCGGGTCAAACCGGTGCTCGACGTGATCGGCGACAAGGTTTCCTATGTAGGCGGCATCGGCTGCGGGGAAATCGCCAAAATCGTCCACAATATGATCGGGATTTGTAGCCTGTCCCTGCTGGCCGAGGGTCTGACCCTGGGCGTCAAGGCCGGGGTTGAGCCCCAGGCCCTGCTCCAGGCCATCCAGGACGGCGCAGTGGGCCAGGGCCTGATGCTGAACTATATGGTGCCGGAAGTCGTCTTCAAGGGCGATTTCGACACCGCCCGCTTTGCCCTGCGCTGGGCGCGCAAGGATGTTGGTCTGGCCACCGAGTTGGGGCGGGAATTCGAGGTGCCGCTCAAGCTGGCCAATGTGGTCGAGCAGGAGTTTGTCGAAGCCATGGCCCGGGGCTGGGGTGAGCGGGACTCCAGCGCGCCGTTTGCCCTGCAGGAGGANNNNNNNNNNNNNNNNNNNNNNNNNNNNNNNNNNNNNNNNNNNNNNNNNNNNNNNNNNNNNNNNNCCCCCTGTGGTTGCCCTGGAATTGCGCACCGTTTTGACCCTCCTGGAAAGAGCTGCGCCATGACCGCCGAGCCTGTCCGGTTTTGGCGCGCTGGTGTGGCTGCTGTCTGCCTCGGGCGAGCGGGTCTTTGAGTGAGGGCGCACGGGCGCGCCCTCCACTCCGCTGTCTACTGCGCTCGGAGCGCGTCCAGCCCAGCCTGGGCAGCCTCAATATCTTCGGCCTCGGTCCCACCGCTGGCGCCAATGCCACCCAGCAGCTTGCCATCGACTTCAATAGGTAGGCCGCCGCCGGCCGGCAGCAGGGACTCACCGATCATTTTTTGGACGTTCTTGAACAGCTGAGGACGATTCTTGGTGAACTCCTCGACCGTAGCCGAGGGGCGACCGAAGGTGGCCGAGGTCAGGGCTTTACCGTGGGCGACCTTGGGCGTCATCCAGCGCACCATGGCCACCGGCCGGCCGAAACTATCGACCACGGCAAAGCTCATCTTCCAGCCTTCCTGTTCGGCCTTGGCTTTAGCCGCGTCAATAATCGTCTCGGCCATAGCCAGGCTGACCGTGGTCGGCGCTCCGTCTTGAGCCTGCGCCGCAGGCGAGCTGAGGATGAGCCCCACACTGATGAACACTCCAAGGAATATGCTCTTTTTCATGCGTCTGTCCTTTCTTCTGGTTTTTTCCTCTGCGAGCCGACGTGTCGCTCCGAGAGATATTCAGCCTATACACCACCGGCCCGCAGCACCTGTCCGGGCAGCGCCCCGGTGTGTTGCTGCTCGGCGTACAAGACCTGGCCGTTGACCAGGGTGTACTGCACGCCCTGGGCCGGCATGACCAGCCGGCGTCCACCGCCGGGCAGATCGTAGCGCATCTCGGGCCGACGCCCGGAGCCGATCGTGTTGTCATCGAAAATCGCGATATCCGCAGCCAGTCCGACCGCCAGCCGGCCCCGGTCCTGAATGCCGAAGAAGCGGGCCGGCTCTGTGGTCAGGCGCTGGACGGCCCGTTCGAGCGTCATGACCTGCTTGTCGCGCACCCAGGTGCCGAGCAAATAGGTGCAGTAGCCCGCGTCGCACAGCATATCGACGTGCGCCCCGCCGTCGGACAAGCCGATCATGGCCCGGGGATCGGTGATCAGGTCGGGAATCAGGTCCTCATTGGCGTTGAACAAAACGATGGTGTACTGCAAGCGCAGCTCATCTTCGAGAGCCAGATCCAGAAAGGTGTCCAGCCCATCCCTGCCCCGCTCGGCCGCAACCTCGGCTACGGTCCTGCCTTCGAGCGGTTTCAGGGCCGGATTGCTGACCTCTTTGACCTCCAGCCGCTCCCACTTGCCAGAGAAAATGCGCGGGGTTTCCAGCTCGGTGCGAAAGGCGCGGCGGAAGTCAGGGTCGCGGTAGACCCGCATCTGCTCTTCGACCGAGCGGTTGAAGACCGGGTTCCAGGACGGGTGGTTGGCAAAGATGAACGGGTTGCGCAGGTCAATCTGAATCACAAACGGCCGGCAGGTGACCTGCGGCACGCCGCCACGCTTGATGAGCGGCTCGGTCTTGCGCAGCATGTCCGGCCCGGCGGTCGGCTTGTCATCGCGGCTGATCACGCCCAGCCAGGTCACCGGCCGGCCGCTTTCGGTCAGCAGGAAATCGACCAGATCGTACTCCTCGTCCGAGATCTCGCCGGCGGTTGCCGTCAACGCCAGCTCCATAGCGCCCCGGCCAAGCTCCTTCAACACATTAGCATACGCCTTCAACTCGTCGCGGCTGGCCTGGCGGCAGGCCAGCGGACGCGCCTGATAGCCGATGTGCTGTGGAATCGCGGTGGTGCTCATCCCCAGGGCGCCGGCCTGCATGGCTTCCCTGAGCAGGGCCGCGATCTGCCCGGTTTCGTCCGGGGTGGCGGCGCGGTCCATGGATTCCTCGCCCATCACAAAGTGCCGAAACGGGGTGAGCGGGGCCAGAAATCCGAGGTTGATGCCCGCCCCCCGTTTTTGGGCGGCCTGCATATACTCGGGAAAGCTGACCCAGTCCCAGCTAATGCCCTTGCTCAGCACCTCAATGGGAATGGCCTCGACATTAACCAAGTCCCAGGCTGCGACTTCCTGAACCTCGGGCCGACACGGGGCCAGGCCAACCCCGCAGTTGCCCATGACCACGCTGGTCACGCCGTGCCAGCTCGAACAGCTGATCAGCGGGTCCCAGCAGATCTGGGCGTCGTAGTGGGTGTGGGGGTCGATAAAGCCCGGAGACACAATCAGGTCTGCGGCGTCAATGACCTGTTTGGCCCCGTCCTTGATCGTGCCGATCTCGGCGATCCGGCCATCGGCAATGGCGATAT
This sequence is a window from Desulfurellaceae bacterium. Protein-coding genes within it:
- a CDS encoding amidohydrolase family protein, with translation MAYDVVIRNGTLVDGTGAPRFRADIAIADGRIAEIGTIKDGAKQVIDAADLIVSPGFIDPHTHYDAQICWDPLISCSSWHGVTSVVMGNCGVGLAPCRPEVQEVAAWDLVNVEAIPIEVLSKGISWDWVSFPEYMQAAQKRGAGINLGFLAPLTPFRHFVMGEESMDRAATPDETGQIAALLREAMQAGALGMSTTAIPQHIGYQARPLACRQASRDELKAYANVLKELGRGAMELALTATAGEISDEEYDLVDFLLTESGRPVTWLGVISRDDKPTAGPDMLRKTEPLIKRGGVPQVTCRPFVIQIDLRNPFIFANHPSWNPVFNRSVEEQMRVYRDPDFRRAFRTELETPRIFSGKWERLEVKEVSNPALKPLEGRTVAEVAAERGRDGLDTFLDLALEDELRLQYTIVLFNANEDLIPDLITDPRAMIGLSDGGAHVDMLCDAGYCTYLLGTWVRDKQVMTLERAVQRLTTEPARFFGIQDRGRLAVGLAADIAIFDDNTIGSGRRPEMRYDLPGGGRRLVMPAQGVQYTLVNGQVLYAEQQHTGALPGQVLRAGGV
- a CDS encoding heme-binding protein: MKKSIFLGVFISVGLILSSPAAQAQDGAPTTVSLAMAETIIDAAKAKAEQEGWKMSFAVVDSFGRPVAMVRWMTPKVAHGKALTSATFGRPSATVEEFTKNRPQLFKNVQKMIGESLLPAGGGLPIEVDGKLLGGIGASGGTEAEDIEAAQAGLDALRAQ
- a CDS encoding NAD(P)-dependent oxidoreductase; its protein translation is MRIGFVGLGNMGGPMASHIIAAGHTVTVHDIRKEAARPQLDKGAAWADSPRAVAAASEIVFTSLPGPKQVEEVALGEGGILQGAEPDSVYIDLSTSSPTLIRDICATFQEKKVQVLDAPVSGGPVGAQAATLAVMVGGDKAVYERVKPVLDVIGDKVSYVGGIGCGEIAKIVHNMIGICSLSLLAEGLTLGVKAGVEPQALLQAIQDGAVGQGLMLNYMVPEVVFKGDFDTARFALRWARKDVGLATELGREFEVPLKLANVVEQEFVEAMARGWGERDSSAPFALQE